In Juglans regia cultivar Chandler chromosome 13, Walnut 2.0, whole genome shotgun sequence, the DNA window tagtcttcttgactaactcctagttattggagaaaacgcttcatccacaaTATCTCTTTCTCAGCTTCCGCTGCGGCAATGTACTCTACCTCTGTTATggataaagcaacacacttttgcaacttggactgccaagagacagctcctcctgcaaaggtgaagagaaatcccgaagtagatttcctgctatccagatctcctgccatatctgaatctgtatagccttccaaaactgatttagctcccccaaaacacaagcacattTTCGATGTACCTTTCAAgtacctgagaatccacttgactgcttcccaatgatcctttcctggatttgaaaggaatctgctcaccatgcctacagcatgagcaatatctggtctggtacaaaccattgTATACATCAGGCTTCCTACTGCTAAAGAGTAGGGaattgcttccatttcttcaatctctttctttgaagaaggacacgagctcttgctcaatttgaagtggtttgcaagtggagttttgactggcttagcatctctcatgttgaaacgtctaatgacctgttcaacatatttttgttgtgatagccacacccttttgaatttcctatcacgaacaatcttcatgcccaaaatttgctgtgctgggcctaagtcattcatgtcaaaggacttggatagttccttctttagtttgttaatcatggacctatcctcaccaacgattaacatatcatcaacgtaaagaaggagtatgacaaacttgtcattCTGGAACTTTCGAACATAGACATactgatctgcaacaagtctcttgtaaccatgactcatcatgaatgagtcaaacttcttgtaccattgcctcggcgcttgcttgaggccatagagactcttcttcagcctgcagactaagtgatctttccctggAGCTTCAAAACcttctggttgctccatatagatctcctcctccaaatctccatagagaaaggctgtcttcacatccatctgttcgagttccaaattcaagctggctactaatccgagtatgactcgaattgacatcattttcaccactGGGGAAAATATCTCTTCAAAAtcgattcccttcttctgctggaatcctttgacaaccaatctggccttgtgcttcATCAGTTTTActtggccatctttcttcagcttgaacacccatttgttctttagggctttctttccttcaggaagtttcaccaactcataggtctgatttttctgcaaagaactcatctcttcttgcattgcctgcgcccataggcttctatcagcatgagtttgaactcCTGGAAGCTCTCtggctccccctcatcagtaagcagaatatagtctgattctGAATATCTTCTCGACGGAATCAATAGGCGGCCTCTttgccgatcttcttggttcatcaaccaaaggaggttcatcaccatctaacctttgtggtggtacaccagctgctggtggagaggattcttgctccccctgctcgacaccctgagcttcttcttctgcttctggatctcgatcctgcatatcctcattatctgtagcggactgtaatggtgcaggatttggagtatcggaactaagctctcttgatgaagcttcagttcctatgttctggttttcatggaacacaacgtccatacttctgacaattctctttgtcactggatcccataacttgtatccgaattcttcatctccatatccaacaaagatacatggagttgacttgacatcgagcttctgtcttagctccttggatacgtatgcaaaggctttgcacccaaacactctcaggtgagagtaagagacatcttttacagaccaaaccttctcaggaatttcaaattccagtggtgcagaaggtgatctgttgatcaggtaacaggcagcaagaacagcttcaccccaaaacggctttggtaacttggccatactgagcatgcatcttgttctttcaatgatggtccggttcattctttcggctacaccattgtgctgaggggtatatgggaccgtcttctcatgtcgaataccgcgatcagcgcagtatgtagcgaaccttttggagacatattctcctccattgtccgttcgcaggcacttcaacttctttcccgtctctctttccactagggtgtggaaattcttgaagtgctcgaagacctgatcctttgacttcaaaacatatatCCAGACTTTTCGTcaagcatcatcaatgaatgtcacgaaatatctgttacctcccaatgactcttcttccatgggaccacatacatcagagtgtaccagactcaacaactctgatcttctcttcgtagaggatttaaacgagactctgcattgtttgccaaacaaacaatactcacaagggtttaacgtTGTTCttttggcaactttgatgagtgccttcttcgcaagcgtatccaaccatttctcacccatgtgtccgagtctcttgtgccacagattcggtgatgcctcgtcttccactgcattgaggctatcagaaccgatcttcacatgggtcttgtacaaCGTACCGCAAATATGTTCTCGGAcgacaaccatggcaccttgtgacagcttccaagtgcctttgctgaaGTAGCTGTCATAGCCCTGTCGATCAAGGGCTGTACCGGAAATCAGGTTGAGCCgaaggtcaggaatgtgtcgaacatctttcaacaccatggtgcaaccaacgttggtttttatctgcacttcGCCAACTCCCACAATCTTCGAGGAACTGGCATTCCCCATCCTTACCGTACCAAAGTCTCCTGCTTTGtacgtagtgaaaaattcactgtaggaagtggcgtggtatgatgctgctgtgtctaccacccactcaacatcatgGCTTGCAACGTGTAGACACGTCTCTTCACTGGTGGagagtattgccacatctccagaaagagtgacaagggtttcaccatcttctttcttcagcttactgctttgaccttgctcctttaaaaacttgcggcagtgtttcctcatgtgaccttctttgccacaatggtaacaTTTCATGTTACCCGTCTGCTGGTTCCTGCTACTGCTGGACCTTTCACGTGGTTGAGGCTTCCCTCTATTTCTGCTTCAACTTCTCCatctatcattaccttgaggcctttctctactctcggtgacaaggacatgagtttgattcatgcttgtctcttttcgtctggcctcctcattaaacagggcatccttaaccatcgtcatggtaagtttgccatctggagtagagttacttagggagaccaccagcgtctcccaactgtctggtaatgaactgagaagtagcagggcttgttcttcatcgccaagattcaggttgacggacccgagctggttaactaggttttgaaactcgctagtatgctcggcaacagaggtatcacttttcaacttcaagttaacaagccgtctcatcaagagggccttgtttcgagcagttttagcctgatacatatcctctaactttttccagaggctatatgcatccgtctcctaggccacgtggtgaaaaacactatggtcaatccattgcctgatctgaccaatagtcttcttgtgcatctttctCCACACTTGATCCGTAACTTCATCTGACTTattcccttcatcttccaaagggtcaaacagatctttacaattcaagagatcctccattcgaggtctccaaagactgtagtttgaggcagtcagctttatcatggcgcctgatgctgaatcctccatggatttagactgttctaaatacaaaatgcaagtaCATGATCTTTGAGATGAAATATCACAAAACGGACAGTATCGTTGTGTCCGgaacgtctgattttgttggaaacgagtcttgtttcatcaaaatcggactcagatagcacaaggaatgagcaaaagaaccaaaacagaaaCTCTGTCGCGCGTGCAGTGCGTGGCACGAACaaaacgcgtaggcgcgtgtacctCACGCGCAGGAACTCCTCTGGTGCGCgtggaacgcgtaggcgcgtgtacctCACGCGCTTAAGGAGTCAGGGACACGTCAGGGCGCGTGAACTTCACGCGCAAGGTCTTCCCTGGAGCGGGTGTGGCGCATGTATGAGCGTGGGACTCACGCGCTCGATACTCTTCTGGGCGAGTGGGACGCGTGTCgagagtgggtctcactctccTATCTTCAGATGGCGCGTGAGGGAGCGTGTGACCTCCGTTAAGCCTCTGGTTTTCACCGCTTTTCTTATCTCgatgagacgaacacagtggtatgctcaaatttgaaaactgagctacgcactaaaaccgagttttttgtaaaaaaaactccttccaacaaacgctctgataccacttgttagggAAATCAATACaacggaagggataaaagcggtaataaaagagtacactcacgcACTCaatgacaccaagaatttaacgtggttcggcaactgcctacatccacagaaaagaacttcactaataaatagtggaacataagaaaatattacagaggaagAGGattacactccactcaactcaactctcttcttttctctcagaactctctctcggctctctctcttttcttttctctttgagaTGTGTCCGAAGCTCTCGCCTGAAGCTTCAATTTATACGCGCCCCGCCTCAcatatgaatgcatttatttgcATTCAATGTAACTGCATTTACAGTTACTTGTTGAGGGTTAAGCGTTGAGCATatgactgctcagggcatggaTTCAACATTGTGGAATGCCTATACGCCATAGGGTTTGTAGTCCTCTTTTACAGACATTTTGAGGATTAATAAGCCCTCTACAGTTGCCATGTTGAGCATGAGCTACTTGAACGGAAAGTTGACTAACTTCGTTGTAAAGAGGAGCTAATTTCGGTTTGTTATTAACCAATTTATTCCTGAAAAATATGTCTTTTACCCATTCAACAAGCAGGCGCAGGACTCGACTCTCGATTATGGCACCCGAAAAGAGATAAATCACTGGATATTGCCAATCTGAGACAAGGGAAAGAGAGACAGACATGTTGAGCTAATACCAAATTGCCAAGTACTTTTTTTCAATGATTCTGGAACAGATCTACTAAGCAGAGATACTAAACAGATTTACTAAATCTGTTTCAACCACGTTACATTCCACAGGCTAAACCCACAAAGCAGAGATACAGACCAAATTATACAGCACAAAaacgagaaaaaagaaaaaacagcagAAAGATGCAGCCAAGCAGTCGGAATCAACGTTTCTTCAAGAAACCTTCAGCCATCTTGAGGTAATCCCCATACCCACCACTTCCAGAATGGCCATCATCATGACCACTCCCAGAATGGCCATCATCATGACCACTCGAATGTGGTGCTGAGTGTGTGTTGTGGGTGGCAGAGTGGCCGGAACCAGTGGAAGTGGTGGAGGAATGGGAGGAGTGGTACTGGTGGAGATAAGTCTCCGCCTTTTCCACATACTTGCCAAAGCTCTTTTCCTCCAATTTTCCGTAGTGAGAGGCAGCGCCTAGAAGGTCTTCAGCGGCACCAGCGACCCTGCCCTTGTCAACCTTGTCGGTCTCGTGGCTCAGAGAGTATTTGGCGGCCTCCGCCACCAGCTTGGCGCTGGAGATGAGCTCACTGGTGGATGCTTGGCGGTGCTTCTGAAGGTTGTGTTCTTGGTGGGTGGTGTTGGGTTTGTTGTGGGAATCTGAATACTCCATCGATGCTTGCAAATCAAGAAAACGGTAGATCAAAGGCGAGGACTTTAGAGGCTAATAGGAAGGAGCacaggagagaaaaagaagagctGGTCTCCTTTGAGGTTTTGGCCAAGAGATCGTGCAAATAATTGAAGAAGATAAAGAGGATGACTGGATGAGGTTACAGGGATTGAGCCTTTTAAGCTTTTACGCGTCCCTTTCCTCATTCAATTCGATTCACGTCTAAAAGGTGTAGGTTGGACACCATGTCGGCTACACGTATCTTTTTGCTTGCCCACATGTGTGAACTGTATTCTGATACTTTGAAATAGTCTCCTCTGTTTCTAACCacacatttcttcttcttttttatctgCTCTGCATTTTAATAATGAGTAAGAAAAATATCATccttatatcatatattataatttttagtgtCGGATGatgtatagtaaaatttaaaaaaataatttattttttaaacctttttaatgtaagatctaattttttataaatatttatacaaaatttgtctatttaaaattttaaaaaatcacttattttaataatatccaACGCGTCAAGCAGATAAACATGCCTCAATAATGCAGGAAATTTTCAATGGTCTTGATGAAACTGCATTTATTGGAGGTTGACCCAAGCTCCACTTTCCTAGATTTCTTCGCCGTGTCTCTGTAAACGTAAAAATCCCGCGAGCAATATCATATCACAGTCGGAGTTCACATTTTGTTTGTCGCGAAGTTTAAGAAATCAAGATTctcaatggttttttttttttttttttttttttttaagacaatgCTACAGCAACCgctggagttttttttttaattattttttatataaattttttcatattttttaatatttttaaaaaataaaataaattaaaaatatcattaaaaatatttttttttaaaaaaattattaaaaaatattttcttaatcacgaaataaaataaaaaatcattataaaaatattttttaagaaaaattctatttgcaatccctacttaaaaactatatatacagacccttcattaaatgaaaaaatatcattttagaagggatatttttataattttaaaaaattttaaagataaaatttctaaatttgtatTACAGTCTCCAAAATGGAGATTGTACGtagtattgtttatttttttaataatattgtaattttttttattttttaaaaatatttcaaagtattaaaaaattctatataaaaaataatttaaaaacaaaacacattaAAACACTAGAGCTCTGcgcgggagctctagcattattttttttttctttgaaataaattttatatatattatattcttctaATTTTACACTGtttagatataatataaaagtttggcttacaatttgttaaaatttcACTGAATACATTCGGTTAAAAATGAAAGGACAATATTCatttaagtgaaaaaataaacagagtttttcatcaattttatttattcaattttcaagtGAATGTATCTAATGAAATTCTAATAGGATGTAAATAAAactcgaaatatatataattcatccatcaatgaattaattattttaaaaattaagaagttgGTATTTAACATAactcttttctatttttcttaaaatatatatgaaaataaatcaaaacaaaaaaacacatatatgaTATTTTCCTAATGAAAGGGATAAAATATTTCAGACTCAGGTAAAAAGTTTAACCCATCAAATGGACCCCCACTAAAAGACAATAGAAAGAGCGAGGAATAAGAGAGAATAAAGGAACATAGgtggagaaagaaaataatgtttggagGAAAAGTGGAGATGTGacataaatgataaaagatGTGATATAAAATAAGGGAGGAGCAAAGGATAAATGGGGCTTCCATATTACTTTTTGGGGGGATTTCGACTTCTCCTTCAGTTTCTTCAACCTCATGATAGGGACTAGGGGTGAGAATCGGGCGGTCCGGACCgggaaaaccgaccggaccggccaattcggtccggaccggaccggaccgagagttgttccggtccggtccacggtccggcgggttttcggaccggaccgaattaaatatatatatatataatttaataatttatatatattaagtatataattttcatttgactaattaacctaatcctatcactaattcatcattaagtaattattaactaatacacatttataagtttttactaatagtaatatttataattttatagtaatactaaattattaatatttatactaatacaagtattatattaatagtctagactctacttctagactctaaagtctaatatggtattaataaaaatatatactaatagtatattagtaaattagtaatagtctaacatagagtaagagtctaagacaatagttaatagttatagacttatagacttatagttatagtaatatagttataacttatactaaatcactataactaatattagtatattactaacatatagctatagcctatactatattactaatagtccaatactaatactattaatctattatatagttataatttataagttatattaattatgattgataataattaatcactataagtctatgactctatagtattaatgtattattatataatatatagtattagtatagtaatagactctaatatggtattagaaaaaaatatactaatagtctagtactaaattactaatactattaatctattatattatatatagttataatttataacttatatagtattagtatactaatagactctaatatggacctatggtattaaaaaaaaattatactaatcactataagtctataatattaaattattaatgtattatgtattattaatattaatatataagtctatactctatagtattaaattattaatgtattatgtattattaatattaatatataagtctatactctatagtattaaattattaatgtattatgtaatattaaaattaatatgtactGTATAACTCAAGTGCCACTGGGCACTGCCCACTGCCAAGAAGccgaaacggcgccgtttagtataaaataggacctaaacggcgccgtttaagTCCAGGAGGGCGTGAAACGGCAGGATTTTGAAACTGAGTTgcgtgaaacggcgtcgtttcacacaactcaattttttttttaataaaacgcATGTTGAAACGCCGCCGTTTGGgtccaatttcaatccaaacggcgccgtttcaacATTAGtttcccccccctccccccttccCAGTTCCTCATTTCGCCCCCCTCTCCCCCGAAAGGCGATTTTGTGTGCCGTGTGCGATTCGGAAAACCCTAGCCGTCGCGACTCGCATCCACCCTCCTCCAGCCCCTCGGTCGCCTCCCTCCGTCGAGattttggtactctctctctctctctctctctagtctctggTATTTAATCGTCGCCTATATTGATCATGGGTGTTGGTATTTATCGGCGCCGAACGCCGATGTTGGTTCTGTGAGCTTGTGTTATGGTGAATCTTGACTttagttgtgatttgtgaagtTGTTGTGAGCTTGGATGATGTGTGTCAAAAAATTGTTGTGAAGTTGTTGTGAGCACAGACTCACGGGGTCAGGGACTtcgaaatgtttttttttttggttgaagcaaaattttgttttgttggtcgaACTGAGAtgcaaatcaagttttttaaatagttttagttaaaaaaatataccaaatttgaaatgggccgaaaataattgaaattggacaaaaaaaaaatcacatttagatgggctgaatggcccattttaggcatgtccagaccgactggaccgaccctggaccggaccggacctatatgtgagtcggtccggtccagggggGAGAAAGTgtagaccgaataggtccggtccgatccacattatggcccaagaccggaccggaccggaccaagaTCAGCCCTAATAGGGACTCTAGCAACGAAATTTTCACTAGAAGATAGAGCTCAGATCTCTATTTT includes these proteins:
- the LOC109002882 gene encoding nodulin-related protein 1 encodes the protein MEYSDSHNKPNTTHQEHNLQKHRQASTSELISSAKLVAEAAKYSLSHETDKVDKGRVAGAAEDLLGAASHYGKLEEKSFGKYVEKAETYLHQYHSSHSSTTSTGSGHSATHNTHSAPHSSGHDDGHSGSGHDDGHSGSGGYGDYLKMAEGFLKKR